GTCAACGACGCGGTGCACGCCTGGGGTGGTGTGGTGCTGCACGACATCATCAACAACTTCTTCGCGAAGAAGGCGATCGAGAAGGGTGCCGACGGCCTGATCGCGGTGGCGGCGGGCGCCGGCGGCCACGCCGGCGTGAAGAGCCCGTTCGCGCTGATCCAGGAGATCCGCGAGTGGTTCGACGGCCCGATCGCGCTCAGCGGCTCCATCGCCAGCGGCGGCGCGGTGCTGGCCGCCCAGGCCATGGGCGCCGACTTCGCCTACATCGGCTCGGCCTTCATCGCCACCGACGAGGCCCGCGCGGTCGACGCCTACAAGCAGATGATCGTCGACAGCACCAGCGACGACATCGTCTACAGCAACCTCTTCACCGGGGTGCACGGCAACTACCTGAAGGGCTCGATCGTCAACGCCGGGCTCGACCCCGAGAACCTGGCCGAGAGCGATTCGAGCAAGATGAGCTTCTCGGGCGGCGAGTCGAAGAAGGCCTGGAAGGACATCTGGGGCTGCGGCCAGGGCATCGGCCACATCAAGAAGGTGGTGCCGGCCGGCGAACTGGTCGCCCGCCTGGCGGCCGAGTACCACGAGGCGCGGGAGCGCCTGGCGCTGCGCTGACCTCCGGTCGGCGGGTCAGGCCGGGGAGGGCGCCTGGGGCTCCAGGTCGCAGTCGCACCCCTCGCCGGCCGCGATCCACCGCGGCGCGAAGCGCGCCGCCACCCGGGCCAGCCACGCCGGCCCGATGAACCGCTGTGGTTCGGTCACCACACCGCAGCGGTAGACCGACCCGGCCTCGTCCCAGACCAGCGCCGCACAGGCGCCGGTGCGCCGCCGGCTCACCAGCATGCCCGCCGGACACGGTTCCGCGAGGCAGCACACCCCGCAGCCATTGCAGGCGCTGCCCACCGGCGGCTTGGCCGGCGCGGTCGGATGGATCTGGATGATGCGGAAATCTGACATCGGGGTGACAGGGGACTCGCCCATTGTGCGGATGTGGTGTGAACGTGATCATTCAAACTGACGCTGCTTCCGCATCGGTGTTACAGTGCGATCCCAGACTCAGACAGGTCCTTCCCGTCCCCTTGTGTCACAGCAAGGCGGGTCGCAATCCGCAAACCGGTGCAGCCGTAACGCGGAAGGTTTATCAACCCACTACAGCGCCGGAAACCGGTGCGAAAGGTGAGCGAAAATGATGCAGGAATACAGGTCGAACTCGTACCTGTTCGGGGGCAATGCGCCTTACGTCGAAGAGATGTATGAGGCCTACCTCGACAACCCGGGCTCCGTGCCCGACAACTGGCGTGCCTATTTCGACGCCCTCCAGAACGTCCCGGCCGCCGATGGCAGCGCCTCTCGCGACGTCGCCCACGCCCCGGTCGTCGAATCCTTCGCGCAACGCGCCAAGGCCAACGCCTTCGGCAACAAGGCCAGCAACGCCGACCTCGCCATCGCGCACAAGCAGGTCCACGTCCAGTCCCTGATCGCCGCCTACCGGTTCCTCGGTTCGCGCTGGGCCGACCTCGACCCGCTCAAGCGCCAGGAACGTCCCAAGATCCCCGAACTCGAACCGGCGTTCTACGACCTGTCCGAGGCGGACATGGACCTCTCGTTCAGCGCCACGAACACCTACTTCTCCACCGCGGAGAACATGACCCTGCGCGAGATCGTGCAGGCCCTGCGCGAGACGTACTGCGGCTCCATCGGCGCCGAGTACATGCACATCACCGACCCGGCCGAGAAGCGCTGGTGGCAGCAGCGGCTGGAATCCATCCGCTCGAAGCCCAGCTTCAAGCCGGAAGAGAAGGTCAACATCCTCGAGCGCCTGACGGCGGCCGAGGGCCTCGAGCGCTACCTCCACACCAAGTACGTCGGCCAGAAGCGCTTCTCGCTCGAAGGCGGCGAGAGCTTCATCGCCTCGATGGACGAAGTGGTCCAGCGCTCCGGTGAAGTGGGCGTGCAGGAAATCGTGATCGGCATGGCCCACCGCGGCCGCCTGAACGTGCTGGTGAACACCCTGGGCAAGGCCCCGAAGGACCTGTTCTCCGAGTTCGACCACACCGCCCCCGAGAACCTCCCGTCCGGCGACGTGAAGTACCACCAGGGCTTCTCGAGCGACGTGTCCACCCGCGGCGGCCCGGTTCACCTGAGCCTGTCGTTCAACCCGTCCCACCTGGAAATCGTGAACCCGGTGGTCGAGGGTTCGGTGAAGGCCCGCCTGGACCGCCGCGGCGACCAGGAAGGCGACACGGTGCTGCCGGTGCTCGTGCACGGCGACGCCGCGTTCGCCGGCCAGGGTGTCGTGATGGAAACGCTGGCGCTGGCCCAGACCCGTGGCTACTACACGGGCGGCACGCTGCACATCGTCATCAACAACCAGATCGGCTTCACCACCAGCGACCCGCGCGACACGCGTTCCACGCTGTACTGCACCGACGTCGTCAAGATGATCGAGGCCCCGGTGCTGCACGTGAACGGCGACGATCCCGAAGCCGTGGTGCTCGCCACGCGCCTCGCGCTCGACTACCGCCAGGAGTTCAACAAGGACGTCGTCGTCGACATCGTCTGCTTCCGCAAGCTCGGCCACAACGAACAGGACACCCCGGCGCTCACGCAGCCGCTGATGTACAAGTCGATCGGCAAGCACCCGGGCACGCGCAAGCTGTACGGCGACAAGCTGGTCGCCAACGGCACGCTGAAGAACGAAGGTCCGGACGACCTCGTCAAGACGTACCGCGCCGCGATGGACGCCGGCAAGCACACGGTCGACCCGGTACTCACGAACTACAAGAGCAAGTACGCCGTCGACTGGTCGCCGTTCCTGAACAAGAAGTGGACCGACTCGGCCGACACGGCCCTGCCGTCCGCCGAGATCAAGCGCCTGGCCGAACGCCTGACGACCGTGCCGAACGGCTTCAAGCCGCACGCGCTGGTCGAGAAGGTGCTGGCCGACCGCGCCGCGATGGGCCGGGGCGAGATCAACGTCGACTGGGGCATGGCCGAGTCGCTCGCCTACGCCTCGCTCGTGGCCAGCGGCTACCCGGTGCGCCTGTCGGGTGAAGACTGCGGCCGCGGCACGTTCACGCACCGCCACGCGGTGCTGCACGACCAGAACCGCGAGAAGTGGGACGAAGGCACCTGGACCTCGCTGCAGCACGTGGCCGACGGCCAGGCTCCGTTCGTCGTGATCGACTCGCTGCTGTCCGAAGAGGCCGTGCTCGGCTTCGAATACGGCTACGCCAGCGCCGACCCGAACACGCTCGTGATCTGGGAAGCCCAGTTCGGCGACTTCACCAACGGCGCGCAGGTCGTGATCGACCAGTTCATCGCCTCCGGCGAAGTGAAGTGGGGCCGCGCGAACGGCCTGACGATGCTGCTGCCGCACGGCTACGAAGGCCAGGGTCCGGAGCACTCGTCGGCCCGCCTCGAGCGCTTCATGCAGCTCGCCGCGGACAACAACATGCAGATCGTGCAGCCCACCACGGCCAGCCAGATCTTCCACGTGCTCCGTCGCCAGATGGTGCGCATGTTCCGCAAGCCGCTGGTGGTCATGTCGCCGAAGTCGCTGCTGCGTGCCAAGGACGCGGGTTCGCCGCTGTCCGAGTTCACGAAGGGCGAGTTCCGCACCGTCATCGGTCCGGACCGTTCGGAGATCGAGGCCGACAAGGTCAAGCGCGTGATCGCCTGCTCGGGCAAGGTCGCCTACGACCTGATCAAGCGCCGCGACGAGAAGAAGGCGTGGGACACGGTGATCGTCCGCGTGGAACAGCTGTACCCGTTCCCGCACAAGGCGTTCGCCGCCGAGATGAAGCGTTTCCCGAACGCGACCGAAGTGATCTGGGCGCAGGACGAGCCGCAGAACCAGGGTGCCTGGTTCTTCGTGCAGCACTACATCCACGAGAACATGGTCGAAGGCCAGAAGCTCGGTTACGCCGGCCGTCCGGCGTCCGCTTCGCCGGCCGTGGGTTATGCCCACCTGCACCAGGAGCAGCAGAAGGCGCTGCTCGACCAGGCGTTCGGCAAGCTCAAGGGCTTCGTGCTCTCGAAGTGATGTGACGAGGCGCGGGATGGGCGCGAGGGGCGGATGCCCCCGGCCGTCCCCCGCGCCGCACCACTTCGTCTCCCCCCAAATTCTGGAAGAACAACATGGCAATCGTTGAAGTCAAGGTCCCGCAGCTGTCCGAATCCGTGGCCGAAGCCACCCTGCTGCAGTGGAAGAAGAAGCCGGGCGAAGCTGTCGCCCTCGATGAAATCCTCGTCGAAATCGAAACCGACAAGGTCGTGCTCGAAGTGCCGGCCCCCGCTGCCGGCGTGATGGCCCAGCTCGTCAAGAACGACGGCGAAAGCTGCACGAGCGATGAAGTCATCGCCAAGATCGACACCGACGCGTCGGCCCAGGTGAGCCCGCTCGAGATCAAGCCGGTGCCGGCCTCGGCACCCGCCGCCGCGCCTGCCGCCGCCGGTGGCAACAAGGGCGACGTGGCCATGCCCGCCGCCGCCAAGCTGCTCGCCGAGAACAACCTGGCCGCAAGCAGCGTCGCCGGCACCGGCAAGGATGGCCGCGTGACGAAGGGCGACGTGCTCGGCGCCATCGAAGGTGGCGCGAAGGCCGCTGCCCCGGCCGCCAAGGCCGTGTCGGCCCCGGTGCCCGCCGCCGTGTCGAAGCCGCTGCCCGCCGTGGCCGCGCCCGTCCAGCAGAACCTGGGTGATCGCCCGGAACAGCGCGTGCCGATGAGCCGCCTGCGCGCCCGCATCGCCGAGCGCCTGGTGCAGTCGCAATCCACCAACGCCATCCTGACCACGTTCAACGAAGTGAACATGGCCCCGGTGATGGAGATGCGCAAGAAGTTCCAGGAGAAGTTCGAGAAGGAACACGGCGTCAAGCTCGGCTTCATGAGCTTCTTCGTGAAGGCCGCGGTGCACGCCCTCAAGAAGTACCCGATCGTCAACGCCTCGGTCGACGGCAACGACATCGTCTACCACGGCTACTTCGACATCGGCATCGCCGTGGGCTCGCCGCGCGGCCTCGTGGTGCCGGTGCTGCGCAACGTCGACCAGATGACGTTCGCCGACATCGAGAAGAAGATCGCCGAGTTCGGCGCCAAGGCCCGTGACGGCAAGCTGTCCCTCGAGGAACTGACCGGCGGCACGTTCTCGATCTCGAACGGCGGCACCTTCGGCTCCATGCTGTCGACCCCGATCATCAACCCGCCCCAGTCGGCCATCCTCGGCGTGCACGCCACGAAGGACCGCGCCGTCGTCGAGAACGGCCAAGTGGTCGTCCGTCCGATGAACTACCTGGCGATGAGCTACGACCACCGCATCATCGACGGCCGCGAAGCCGTGCTGTCGCTCGTGGCCATGAAGGAAGCGCTGGAAGACCCGGCCCGCCTGCTGTTCGACATCTGAGGACGACACCATGAGCAAGCAATTCGACGTGGTCGTCATCGGCGGCGGCCCCGGTGGTTACATCGCGGCCATCCGCGCGGCGCAGCTCGGTTTCAACACCGCCTGCATCGACGAATGGAAGAACGAGAAGGGCGGCCCGGCCCCGGGCGGCACCTGCACGAACGTGGGCTGCATTCCCTCGAAGGCGCTGCTGCAGTCCAGCGAGCACTTCGAGCAGGCCGGCCATCATTTCGCCGACCACGGCATCGGCCTGAAGGACCTGAGCATCGACGTCGCGAAGATGCTGGGCCGCAAGGACACCGTCGTGAAGCAGAACAACGACGGCATCCTGTACCTGTTCAAGAAGAACAAGGTCACGTTCTTCCACGGTCGCGGCTCCTTCGTGAAGGCCGCTGACGGCGGCTACGAGCTGAAGGTCGCCGGCGCCGCCGAGGAAACCATCACCGCGAAGCACGTCGTGGTCGCCACGGGCTCCAACCCCCGTGCGCTGCCCGGCGCCGCATTCGACGAGGAGAACATCCTCTCGAACGACGGTGCGCTGCGCATCCCCGCCGTGCCGAAGAAGCTCGGCGTGATCGGCGCCGGCGTGATCGGCCTGGAAATGGGCTCGGTGTGGCGCCGCCTCGGCGCGGAAGTCACCGTGCTCGAAGCACTGCCGGTGTTCCTGGGCGCGGTCGACGAGACCATCGCCAAGGAAGCCCAGAAGGCGCTGAAGAAGCAGGGCCTGAACATCGAGGTCGGTGTCAAGATCTCCGAGGTCAAGAGCGACAAGAAGGGCGTGACCGTCGCCTACGCGAACGCGAAGGGCGAGGCGCAGACCCTGGCGGTCGACAAGCTGATCGTGTCCATCGGCCGTGTGCCGAACACCATCGGCCTGAACGCTGAAAGCGTGGGCCTGAAGCTCGACGAACGCGGCGCCATCGCCGTGGACGACGACTGCAAGACCAACCTGCCGAACGTCTGGGCCATCGGTGACGTCGTGCGCGGCCCGATGCTCGCGCACAAGGCGGAAGAGGAAGGTGTGGCCGTGGCCGAGCGCATCGCCGGCCAGCACGGGCACGTCAACTTCAACACCGTGCCGTGGGTCATCTACACGTCGCCGGAAATCGCGTGGGTGGGCCAGACCGAGCAGCAGCTCAAGGCCGAAGGCCGCGCGTACAAGGCCGGCAGCTTCCCGTTCATGGCCAACGGCCGTGCACGTGCGCTGGGTGACACCACGGGCCTCGTGAAGGTCATCGCCGACGCGAAGACCGACGAGATCCTGGGCGTGCACATGGTGGGGCCGTACGTGTCCGAGCTGATCGCCGAGGCGGTAGTCGCGATGGAGTTCAAGGCCTCGGCCGAGGACATCGCGCGCATCTGCCACGCGCACCCGTCGCTGAGCGAGGCGACGAAGGAAGCCGCCCTGGCGGTGGACAAGCGCACGCTCAACTTCTGACCGGCGCGTTCGAGGTGGGAGTTCGCGACCTCTACGCGCAGACGCTCGCTGAAAAGGGCTTCAAGGCGGACCCCGCGCAACTGCGCGCGGTGGACGCCCTGGAGCGCTGCGAGAACGAGTGGCTCGACTACAAGGCCCGGCGCAGCAATGCGCTGACCAAGATGTTGCGCCACCCGCCCATTCCGCGTGGCGTCTACATGCACGGCGGGGTGGGGCGGGGCAAGAGCTTCCTGATGGACTGCTTCTTCACGTCCGTCCCGCTCACCCGCAAGACCCGCCTGCACTTCCACGAGTTCATGCGCGAGGTGCACCGCGAACTGGGCGAGCTCCAGGGCGTGGTGAACCCGCTGCACGAACTGGGGCGGCGCATCTCGCGCCGCTACCGCCTCATCTGCTTCGACGAGTTCCACGTCGCCGACGTGACCGACGCGATGATCCTGCACCGCCTGCTCGAATCGCTGTTCGAGCACCGCGTGAGCATCGTGACCACGTCGAACTTCAAGCCCGACGACCTGTACCCGAACGGGCTGCACCGTGACCGCATCCTGCCCGCCATCGCGCTCCTGAAGGAGAAGATGGAGGTGCTGAGCGTCGACAACGGCACCGACTACCGCCAGCGTTCGCTGGAGCAGCTGGACCTGTACCACACGCCCCTCGACGACAAGGCCGACAAGGCGATGACCGAGGCGTTCGAGCGCCTGGCCGAGGCGCGGGACGAGGAGCCGGTGCTGCACATCGAGCACCGCGAGATCCGTGCGCGCCGCAAGGCGGGCGGGGTGGTGTGGTTCGACTTCGCCGAGCTGTGCGGCGGCCCGCGTTCCCAGAACGACTACCTCGAGATCGCCTCGCAGTTCCACACCGTGCTGCTGTCGAACGTGCCCTACATGCCGGTGCGGCTCGCCTCGCAGGCGCGGCGCTTCACGTGGTTGGTGGACGTGCTGTACGACCGTCGCGTGAAGCTGATCATGTCGGCCGAGGTGCCGGCCGAGGACCTCTACACCGACGGGCCGCTGGCCCACGAGTTCCCGCGCACGGTGTCGCGCCTCAACGAGATGCGCTCCGCCGAGTTCCTGGCGCTGGCGCGCCGGGACGTCGACACGTCGCTGACCTGAGCGGTCAGCGGCCCATCTTCAGCTGAGTGCTTCGATGCGCACCAGGGCCAGCGACAGGTTGTCGCCGGCGCCCCGGGCGCGCTGGCGCGCCTTGCTGACCAGCATCTCGCTGGCTTCGCGCGGGGGCAGGGTGTGCACGATGGCGCCCAGCTCCTTCGGCGTGAAGTAGTGCCACAGGCCGTCGCTGCAGGCCAACAGGGAGTCGCCGATTTCCAGGCGGTCGATGTGGTGCAGCGTGAGCGGCGGGTCCTGGAAGGTGCCCAGGCAGCCGGTCAGCAGGTTCGACTGCGGGTGGTTGTTGGCCTCTTCCTCGGCGATCTGGCCTTCGTCGACCAGGCGCTGCACGAAGGAGTGGTCCACCGTGCGCTTCACGAGGTCGGGGCCGCGGAAGTGGTAGACCCGCGAGTCGCCGGCGTGGATGATGTCGCATTGCCGCGACGGGCTGATCAGGTAGGCCGTGACGGTGCTGTGGGGCTCTTCCTCGGCCGTGATGGCGGTGAGCTTGATCATCAGGTGCGCCTCGAGCACGAGCTGCTTGAGCAGCTCGGCAGGGTCGTCCTGGTTGGCGCCGTGGCGCTCGAACAGCTGCCGCGCGGTGAGGATCACCTGGTCGGCGGCCTTGCGGCCACCGCTCTTGCCCCCCATGCCGTCGGCGAGTACCGCCAAGGCGCACCCGGGGACCCGGTGGTGGGCCAGGATTTCCACCTGGTCTTGCTGGTAGGCTCGGTCGCCCCGGTGGATGCCGGTGGCTGCGGACAAACGGTAACCCGGGGAGGTGCTCATGGTGGAAAACTATAATCGCTTTGCCTTGATGCCAACACACTGCCGCCGTGATGGATGACAACCTCCACTCTCCCGAGCGGCGACTGATCGAACTCCGGATCGAACACGCCGACCTCGACAGCCTGATCGACCAGGTTGGCCAGTCGAGCCCGCTCGACGACCTGGCGCTGCGGCGCCTGAAGAAGCGCCGCCTGGTCCTGCGCGATGAAATCGCGCGCCTGCGCGCCGAACTCGAACCGCCCGAACCGGCATGACCAGTCCCCTCCGCGAGGCCGTCGCCCAGGCGTTCGCGGCGGGCGGCGAGCTGTCCGAAGCCGACCCCCGCTACACCGAACGCGACGTCCAGCAGCTCATGGCCGACCACGTGGCGCTGGCCATCGACGAGCAGCGCGCGCTGGTCGCCGAGGCGGGCACCGGGGTCGGCAAGACCTTCGCGTACCTCGTGCCCACGCTGCTGTCGGGCAAGCGGGCGCTCGTGAGCACCGCCACGAAAAGCCTGCAGGACCAGCTGTTCCTGCGCGACCTGCCGCGCCTGTGCGAGTCGCTGAACCTGCCCACCACGCTCGCACTGCTGAAGGGCCGCGGCAGCTACCTGTGCCTGCACCGCATGCGCGTCGCGCGCGAGTCGGCCCAGCTGCCCGACCGCTGGGCGGTGCGCACGCTCGCGAAGATCGAGACCTGGGCGCAGGGCACCCGCACCGGCGACCTGGCCGAACTCGACGGGCTCGACGAGCGGTCCCCCGTGATCCCGCTCGTCACGTCCTCGCGCGACAACTGCCTCGGCAGCGAGTGCCCCGACTACCGCCAGTGCCACGTGATGAAGGCGCGCCGCGAGGCGATGGCCGCCGACGTGGTGGTGGTGAACCACCACCTGTTCTTCGCCGACATGGCGCTGCGCGACACCGGCATGGCCGAGCTGCTGCCGAGCGTCGAGGTGGCCGTGTTCGACGAGGCGCACCAGCTCTCCGAAGCCGGCGTGCAGTTCCTCGGCACCACGCTCGGCACCGCGCAGGTGATCGACTTCGCGCGCGACCTGCTGGGCGCCGGGCTGCAGCATGCGCGCGGCCTCGTCCCGTGGCAGGAGCTGGCCGCCGCCTGCGACCACGCCGCGCGCGACCTGCGCCTGGCCGCGGCCGGGCGGCTGCGCGAGGTGCGGGGCACGCTGAAGCTGCGCTGGGACGAACGTTCCGCGAACGCCGACTTCCTCGCCGCGCTCAACGCGGTGGGCGAGGCCTGCACCGCGGCGCGCAAGGGCATCGACCAAGTCAGCGAGACGGCTGCCGACTTCCCGAAACTCGCCGAACGCGCGATGCACTTCGTGCACCAGACCGAACTCTTCGCCGCGCCGTGCACGCCGGGCCGCGTGCGCTGGATCGACCTCACGCCCCACCAGGCGCGGCTCGTCGAATCGCCGCTCGACGTGCGCGAGGCGCTGCGCGAGCAGATGGAGCTCGCGAACAAGGCCTGGATCTTCACGTCGGCCACGCTGGGCGACGACGCGCGCCTCAGCTGGTTCACCGAATCGGCCGGGCTCGACGACGCCGACACGTTGCGGGTGGGCAGCCCCTTCGACTACCCGGCTCACGCGCGGCTCTACGTTCCGAACGCGTTCCCGAAGCCCAACGAGCCGGGCCACCCCGCGGCCGTGGCCGCGCTGGCCGCGCGCTGCGCGCGGGCACTCGGCGGGCGCACCTTCGTGCTGACCACCACGCTGCGCGCGCTGCAGACCATCGGCGAGGGCCTGCGTGCAGCCTTCGACGCCGAGGGCGACTCGATCCAGGTGCTGCTGCAGGGCAGTGCGCCCAAGCGCCAGTTGCTTCAGCAGTTCCTCGCGCAGCCGCGGTCGGTGCTCGTGGGCTCGCAGAGCTTCTGGGAGGGCATCGACGTGCCCGGCGACGCGCTGCAGTGCGTGATGATCGACAAGCTGCCGTTCCCGCCGCCGAACGATCCGCTCGTCGAGGCGCGGGTCAAGCGGCTCGAGAACGAAGGGCGCAACCCGTTCTCCGACTACTTCGTGGCCGAGGCCGCGGTGTCGCTGAAGCAGGGCGCCGGAAGGCTGATCCGCAGCGAGACCGACCGCGGCCTGCTGGTGGTGTGCGACCCGCGCATGGCGGGCATGAACTACGGCCGGCGCCTGCGCGAGGCCCTGCCACCGATGACCCGCGTGGCCACCGAGGCCGAGGCCCTCGGGTGGCTGGCCGAGCTGTCGGCCGAAACCCTGCCGTTCTGACGCGGAAACGAAAACGCGGCCGGAGGGCCGCGTGGTTCCCGGAGGGGCATCGAGGCCCCGGGGATCACTGCACCTTGGCGGGCGCCGGCGCCGGCAGCTGCGCGAGGTAGGTGCTGTTCGGGAAGTTCTGGCGCAGCACGCGGGCGGCGTCGTCGCGCAGTTCCACGAGTCCCAGGCGGTCGTAGCTCTGGGCCATCAGCGACAGGGCTTCCTCGGTGGACGGCGAGGTCTGGAACTCCTGGATGGCCTGCTGCGCGCGGTTCGCCGCGGCGATGTAGGCCGAGCGGCGGAAGTAGTAGCGCGCCACGTGCACTTCGTAGGCGGCCAGCGAGTTCACGATGTAGCGCATGCGCACGACGGCGTCGTCGGCGTACTTCGATTGCGGGAACTGCTCGACGAGCTGCTTGAACGACTGGTACGAGTCGCGCGAGGCCTGCTGGTCGCGTTCGGAGAGGTCCTGTTTCGCGAGGCGCCCGAACAGCCCGAGGTTGTCGTTGAAGTTGATGACGCCCTGCAGGTACAGTGCGTAGTCGAACGCGGGGCTCGTGGGGTGCAGCTTCATGAAGCGCTCCACCACCGACAGGGCCTGTGCCTTTTCGCCGGTGCGGTAGAGCAGGTAGGCCCGCTCCAGCTGGGCCTGCTGCCCGAGCAGCGTGCCCGAAGCGCGACCTTCGAGCCGCTCGTAGAGCTTGATGGCGCGTTCGAACGAACCCGCTTCCACCTCGTCGCGGGCCTCTGCATACAATTTCTCGGTGCTCATGCCGGCGGTGTCGTCGGCGGGCGTCGAGCCGCAGGCCACCAGCACACTCGCGGTCAGTGCAACGGCGGCGATGCGCCAGAGGCGGGACGGGTGGCCAGGGCGGGAAATCCGGATCATCAGCATGTGGCGCCGCAACAGGCGCGTCCGTCAGAAGAGAAGAGCGACGATTATATGGTTCACCCCGTGACGCAGCCCGAGGCCCAGGGCCTTCCCGAAGCCGAGGACGACGCGGTCGACACACCTTCGGGCGAGCCGCACGAGCGGCGCAGCGTGCTGCTGGGCCGCGAGTTCCATGGCGGCCGCCTCGACAAGGCCGTCGTGTCGATGGCGCCCGAGTTCTCGCGCAACTACCTGCAGACCCTCATCGAGCAGGGGCATGTGCAGTTGAACGGCCGGGTCGTCGACAAGCCCTCGGGCAAGGTGCAGGCCGGCCAGGAGGTCATCCTCGAGATCGTGCCCACGCCCGAGAGCCGCGCGTTCCGTGCCGAGCCCATCGCGCTGCCCATCGTGTTCGAGGACGAGCACCTGATGGTGATCGACAAGCCCCCCGGCATGGTGGTGCACCCGGCTGCGGGCAACTGGTCGGGCACGCTGCTGAACGGCGTGCTGCACCACCACCCGGCCGCCGCCACGCTGCCGCGCGCGGGCATCGTGCACCGCCTCGACAAGGACACCTCGGGCCTGA
This genomic stretch from Piscinibacter gummiphilus harbors:
- a CDS encoding 2-oxoglutarate dehydrogenase E1 component, which gives rise to MMQEYRSNSYLFGGNAPYVEEMYEAYLDNPGSVPDNWRAYFDALQNVPAADGSASRDVAHAPVVESFAQRAKANAFGNKASNADLAIAHKQVHVQSLIAAYRFLGSRWADLDPLKRQERPKIPELEPAFYDLSEADMDLSFSATNTYFSTAENMTLREIVQALRETYCGSIGAEYMHITDPAEKRWWQQRLESIRSKPSFKPEEKVNILERLTAAEGLERYLHTKYVGQKRFSLEGGESFIASMDEVVQRSGEVGVQEIVIGMAHRGRLNVLVNTLGKAPKDLFSEFDHTAPENLPSGDVKYHQGFSSDVSTRGGPVHLSLSFNPSHLEIVNPVVEGSVKARLDRRGDQEGDTVLPVLVHGDAAFAGQGVVMETLALAQTRGYYTGGTLHIVINNQIGFTTSDPRDTRSTLYCTDVVKMIEAPVLHVNGDDPEAVVLATRLALDYRQEFNKDVVVDIVCFRKLGHNEQDTPALTQPLMYKSIGKHPGTRKLYGDKLVANGTLKNEGPDDLVKTYRAAMDAGKHTVDPVLTNYKSKYAVDWSPFLNKKWTDSADTALPSAEIKRLAERLTTVPNGFKPHALVEKVLADRAAMGRGEINVDWGMAESLAYASLVASGYPVRLSGEDCGRGTFTHRHAVLHDQNREKWDEGTWTSLQHVADGQAPFVVIDSLLSEEAVLGFEYGYASADPNTLVIWEAQFGDFTNGAQVVIDQFIASGEVKWGRANGLTMLLPHGYEGQGPEHSSARLERFMQLAADNNMQIVQPTTASQIFHVLRRQMVRMFRKPLVVMSPKSLLRAKDAGSPLSEFTKGEFRTVIGPDRSEIEADKVKRVIACSGKVAYDLIKRRDEKKAWDTVIVRVEQLYPFPHKAFAAEMKRFPNATEVIWAQDEPQNQGAWFFVQHYIHENMVEGQKLGYAGRPASASPAVGYAHLHQEQQKALLDQAFGKLKGFVLSK
- the zapE gene encoding cell division protein ZapE; its protein translation is MGVRDLYAQTLAEKGFKADPAQLRAVDALERCENEWLDYKARRSNALTKMLRHPPIPRGVYMHGGVGRGKSFLMDCFFTSVPLTRKTRLHFHEFMREVHRELGELQGVVNPLHELGRRISRRYRLICFDEFHVADVTDAMILHRLLESLFEHRVSIVTTSNFKPDDLYPNGLHRDRILPAIALLKEKMEVLSVDNGTDYRQRSLEQLDLYHTPLDDKADKAMTEAFERLAEARDEEPVLHIEHREIRARRKAGGVVWFDFAELCGGPRSQNDYLEIASQFHTVLLSNVPYMPVRLASQARRFTWLVDVLYDRRVKLIMSAEVPAEDLYTDGPLAHEFPRTVSRLNEMRSAEFLALARRDVDTSLT
- a CDS encoding YdcH family protein, whose translation is MDDNLHSPERRLIELRIEHADLDSLIDQVGQSSPLDDLALRRLKKRRLVLRDEIARLRAELEPPEPA
- a CDS encoding NAD(P)H-dependent flavin oxidoreductase, producing MALPPILQNLPLPIIGSPLFIVSNPKLVIAQCKAGVVGSMPALNARPAELLDEWLAEITEALASHNRANPDKPAAPFAINQIVHKSNDRLEHDLEVCAKYKVPIVITSLGARTDVNDAVHAWGGVVLHDIINNFFAKKAIEKGADGLIAVAAGAGGHAGVKSPFALIQEIREWFDGPIALSGSIASGGAVLAAQAMGADFAYIGSAFIATDEARAVDAYKQMIVDSTSDDIVYSNLFTGVHGNYLKGSIVNAGLDPENLAESDSSKMSFSGGESKKAWKDIWGCGQGIGHIKKVVPAGELVARLAAEYHEARERLALR
- the odhB gene encoding 2-oxoglutarate dehydrogenase complex dihydrolipoyllysine-residue succinyltransferase gives rise to the protein MAIVEVKVPQLSESVAEATLLQWKKKPGEAVALDEILVEIETDKVVLEVPAPAAGVMAQLVKNDGESCTSDEVIAKIDTDASAQVSPLEIKPVPASAPAAAPAAAGGNKGDVAMPAAAKLLAENNLAASSVAGTGKDGRVTKGDVLGAIEGGAKAAAPAAKAVSAPVPAAVSKPLPAVAAPVQQNLGDRPEQRVPMSRLRARIAERLVQSQSTNAILTTFNEVNMAPVMEMRKKFQEKFEKEHGVKLGFMSFFVKAAVHALKKYPIVNASVDGNDIVYHGYFDIGIAVGSPRGLVVPVLRNVDQMTFADIEKKIAEFGAKARDGKLSLEELTGGTFSISNGGTFGSMLSTPIINPPQSAILGVHATKDRAVVENGQVVVRPMNYLAMSYDHRIIDGREAVLSLVAMKEALEDPARLLFDI
- a CDS encoding PP2C family protein-serine/threonine phosphatase, producing the protein MSTSPGYRLSAATGIHRGDRAYQQDQVEILAHHRVPGCALAVLADGMGGKSGGRKAADQVILTARQLFERHGANQDDPAELLKQLVLEAHLMIKLTAITAEEEPHSTVTAYLISPSRQCDIIHAGDSRVYHFRGPDLVKRTVDHSFVQRLVDEGQIAEEEANNHPQSNLLTGCLGTFQDPPLTLHHIDRLEIGDSLLACSDGLWHYFTPKELGAIVHTLPPREASEMLVSKARQRARGAGDNLSLALVRIEALS
- the lpdA gene encoding dihydrolipoyl dehydrogenase, producing MSKQFDVVVIGGGPGGYIAAIRAAQLGFNTACIDEWKNEKGGPAPGGTCTNVGCIPSKALLQSSEHFEQAGHHFADHGIGLKDLSIDVAKMLGRKDTVVKQNNDGILYLFKKNKVTFFHGRGSFVKAADGGYELKVAGAAEETITAKHVVVATGSNPRALPGAAFDEENILSNDGALRIPAVPKKLGVIGAGVIGLEMGSVWRRLGAEVTVLEALPVFLGAVDETIAKEAQKALKKQGLNIEVGVKISEVKSDKKGVTVAYANAKGEAQTLAVDKLIVSIGRVPNTIGLNAESVGLKLDERGAIAVDDDCKTNLPNVWAIGDVVRGPMLAHKAEEEGVAVAERIAGQHGHVNFNTVPWVIYTSPEIAWVGQTEQQLKAEGRAYKAGSFPFMANGRARALGDTTGLVKVIADAKTDEILGVHMVGPYVSELIAEAVVAMEFKASAEDIARICHAHPSLSEATKEAALAVDKRTLNF